From the genome of Psychroserpens ponticola, one region includes:
- a CDS encoding 3-oxoacyl-ACP synthase III family protein, which yields MYNSKIIGLGHYVPDNVVTNDDLSKMMDTNDEWIQERTGIQERRWAVKGSDDTTAGMGVKAAKVAIERSGLDKDDIDFIIFATLSPDMYFPGPGVQVQHALDIKTVGALDVRNQCSGFVYALSVADNFIKTGMYKNILVIGSELHSHGMDKTTRGRGVTVIFGDGAGAAVLTREEDNTKGILSTHLHSQGEHAEELVLIAPGMGKRWVNDILEDNDPNDESYYPHMNGQFVFKNAVVRFSEVINEGLEKNNLQVDDIDMLIPHQANLRIAQFIQRRFKLEDHQVFNNIQKYGNTTAASIPIALTEAWQEGKIKEGDMVVLAAFGSGFTWGSVIIKW from the coding sequence ATGTACAATTCCAAAATAATAGGTTTAGGACATTACGTTCCTGACAATGTAGTTACCAATGATGATTTATCCAAAATGATGGATACGAATGACGAGTGGATTCAAGAACGAACTGGGATTCAAGAGCGACGTTGGGCAGTGAAAGGTTCTGATGATACAACTGCCGGAATGGGAGTGAAAGCCGCTAAAGTTGCTATTGAACGTTCAGGTTTAGATAAGGATGACATCGATTTTATCATTTTTGCGACTTTAAGTCCAGACATGTATTTTCCTGGTCCTGGTGTGCAAGTTCAACATGCATTAGATATTAAAACAGTTGGTGCTTTAGATGTTCGTAATCAATGTTCTGGTTTTGTGTATGCACTTTCTGTAGCCGACAATTTTATCAAAACAGGAATGTATAAAAATATTTTAGTTATTGGTAGTGAGTTACATTCTCATGGAATGGATAAAACTACTCGTGGAAGAGGAGTGACTGTCATTTTTGGTGATGGAGCAGGAGCTGCAGTTTTAACACGAGAAGAAGATAATACTAAAGGAATTTTATCAACACATTTACACTCACAAGGAGAACATGCTGAAGAATTGGTGTTAATTGCTCCAGGTATGGGTAAACGTTGGGTGAATGACATCCTTGAAGATAACGATCCAAATGACGAAAGTTATTATCCACATATGAACGGACAATTTGTATTTAAAAATGCAGTCGTTCGATTTAGTGAAGTCATAAATGAAGGCTTAGAAAAAAACAACTTACAAGTTGATGATATTGATATGTTAATTCCGCATCAAGCCAATTTACGTATTGCACAATTTATACAACGCAGATTTAAATTAGAAGATCATCAAGTCTTTAATAATATTCAGAAATACGGAAACACAACTGCAGCTTCTATTCCTATTGCATTAACTGAAGCTTGGCAGGAAGGTAAAATAAAAGAAGGTGATATGGTTGTGTTGGCTGCTTTTGGTAGTGGTTTTACTTGGGGAAGTGTGATTATAAAATGGTAA